One window of the Dermacentor andersoni chromosome 10, qqDerAnde1_hic_scaffold, whole genome shotgun sequence genome contains the following:
- the LOC126519047 gene encoding b(0,+)-type amino acid transporter 1-like gives MTSNKREKYLSSFISLVGHRRYTRTTHCAAEFNESTSGISSVDTAVVGTTLKRKVGLFSATAVVIGSVIGCGIFVSPSLVFRNSGSTGASLLVWIGAGLMAIIYAFCMAELGTLLPTSGGEYAYICAACDTLGRPGDYVVFMFSWTRILLGDALGAALQALTFTSYALRLAYPTCEAPYAVTVLVAASFSTLATILNAISVTVSTKLQNILVVVKIVMLVCIIGTGIVAAANGTNHLKAPFFNDDVSASGLTEAYFAAYMTMDGGSSICNLAEEIRNPSRVIPRALVFGVTTVMLMYIATNLAYFVVLEPTAIASSETTALTFAAKCWGPAGTAIVPLLASVSTFGTLSAGFFSQSRLGFAAARRGHLPSALRLVSAKSSVPVVSLVVRGALSAAFTAVGSLESVVNSVMLLGIVFNLLTMLALLRLRCTMRDAPRPVKVPYFFIVVSFVVNLASVVMDLWKAADFYVLVVMMAVLFAGSVAYLVFQVYGCAMPGTSRMSMFLQKLFLSVPCRDSCIY, from the exons ATGACTTCAAATAAGAGAG AGAAGTACTTAAGTTCTTTCATCTCTCTTGTAGGGCACCGCAGGTACACTCGCACAACACATTGTGCAGCAGAATTCAATGAGAGCACATCAGGGATCTCCTCTGTTGACActgctgtcgtaggcaccacactCAAAAGAAAAGTGGGACTGTTCAGCGCCACCGCAGTGGTGATTGGCAGTGTTATTG GATGTGGCATATTCGTGTCACCAAGCTTGGTCTTCAGAAACTCAGGATCAACTGGTGCCAGTCTCCTCGTGTGGATCGGCGCTGGATTGATGGCCATAATCT ATGCCTTCTGTATGGCAGAGTTGGGAACATTGCTGCCGACATCTGGCGGCGAGTACGCGTACATTTGCGCTGCCTGCGACACGCTGGGCAGGCCGGGCGACTACGTAGTCTTCATGTTCTCATGGACTCGGATCCTCCTGGGAGACGCTCTGGGTGCCGCTCTGCAGGCACTCACGTTCACCAGTTATGCATTGCGACTTGCCTACCCGACATGCGAGGCACCGTACGCAGTTACTGTGCTGGTAGCAGCGAGTTTCTCTA CATTGGCAACCATtctcaatgccatctcagtcACCGTGTCCACGAAGCTGCAGAACATTCTTGTGGTAGTCAAAATCGTGATGCTGGTTTGTATTATTGGCACAGGAATTGTGGCCGCCGCAAATG GAACCAATCACCTGAAAGCGCCCTTCTTTAATGATGATGTCTCCGCCAGCGGCCTTACTGAAGCCTACTTCGCGGCCTACATGACTATGGACGGAGG GTCCAGCATCTGCAACCTAGCCGAAGAAATACGAAATCCGTCTCGGGTCATTCCTCGAGCACTGGTCTTCGGCGTCACCACGGTCATGCTCATGTACATCGCGACCAATCTCGCTTACTTCGTCGTACTCGAACCCACCGCCATCGCATCCTCCGAGACCACAGCCCTAACCTTCGCCGCGAAGTGCTGGGGTCCGGCCGGAACCGCCATCGTACCGCTGTTGGCCTCAGTGAGCACGTTCGGGACGCTATCGGCAGGATTCTTCAGCCAAAGCAGGCTTGGCTTCGCAGCCGCCAGGAGAGGCCACCTGCCGTCCGCCCTGCGCCTCGTTTCCGCAAAGTCGTCCGTGCCCGTTGTCTCACTGGTAGTTCGAGGCGCACTGTCCGCCGCCTTCACCGCCGTTGGCTCCCTAGAGTCTGTAGTGAACAGCGTAATGCTGTTGGGTATCGTCTTCAACCTGCTTACAATGCTCGCCCTGCTCAGGCTTCGTTGCACGATGAGGGATGCGCCGAGACCAGTGAAAGTGCCGTACTTCTTCATCGTTGTTAGCTTCGTTGTAAACCTTGCGAGTGTGGTCATGGACCTATGGAAAGCTGCGGACTTTTACGTGCTCGTCGTAATGATGGCGGTTCTTTTCGCTGGGAGCGTCGCGTACTTAGTGTTCCAGGTCTATGGATGCGCAATGCCGGGCACTTCGCGCATGTCAATGTTTCTACAGAAGCTTTTCCTTTCAGTGCCATGTCGCGACAGCTGCATCTATTGA
- the 7B2 gene encoding uncharacterized protein 7B2 gives MINGRLFFTAVLLNAATRSFTFNPASYDRGLEGFTDGFLKQVMSRIQGSGLDLSDSSLEFAAEQRAKQEPPLSAGVYQRDPSFGAHHLGRYRKEGGGQAPQVDILGGPSIRDQEYLQHSSLWGHQYVAGGAGEGFQRLKPDGSAKNVQVVKTDAVLPAYCNPPNPCPKGYTAEDGCLEEFENTAAFSRDYQAAQDCMCDTEHMFDCPGATQENEIDALARSIQNEGLMESTLDRIVQHIDPAVPVEGQHKTVMAKKFFRKEDHESYAKRHTRKSKKSVKQPKTRAGKNPYLQGEKLPVVAKKAPLAPRK, from the exons ATGATCAACGGCAGACTCTTCTTCACAGCTGTTCTTCTAAATGCGGCGACGCGAAGTTTCACCTTTAATCCAGCCTCGTATGATCGGGGTCTGGAAGGGTTCACTGATGGCTTCCTCAAGCAG GTGATGTCCAGGATCCAGGGCTCCGGTCTGGACCTATCGGACAGCTCGCTCGAGTTCGCCGCCGAGCAGCGCGCCAAGCAGGAGCCGCCGCTTTCGGCGGGCGTGTACCAGCGCGACCCGAGTTTCGGCGCACACCACCTGGGCAGGTACAGAAAGGAAGGCGGGGGTCAAGCCCCTCAGGTGGACATCCTCGGAGGACCCAGCATTCGAGACCAGGAGTACTTGCAGCACAGCTCGCTCTGGGGACACCAGTACGTCGCTG GTGGCGCCGGTGAAGGCTTCCAGCGCCTGAAACCTGATGGCAGTGCCAAGAACGTGCAGGTGGTGAAAACTGACGCTGTGCTTCCTGCCTACTGCAACCCACCCAACCCTTGCCCCAAGGGATACACAG CCGAGGACGGCTGCCTGGAGGAGTTCGAGAACACGGCGGCCTTCAGCCGAGACTACCAGGCGGCGCAGGACTGCATGTGCGACACCGAGCACATGTTCGACTGCCCGGGCGCCACCCAGGAGAACGAGATCGACGCCCTGGCGCGCTCCATCCAGAACGAGGGCCTCATGGAGTCCACGCTGGACCGCATCGTGCAGCACATTGACCCCGCCGTACCG GTGGAAGGACAGCACAAGACTGTGATGGCAAAGAAATTCTTCAGAAAAGAG GACCACGAGTCCTATGCAAAGCGACACACGAGAAAATCCAAGAAGTCCGTCAAGCAGCCAAAGACAAGAGCT GGAAAGAACCCATACCTCCAGGGCGAGAAGCTACCCGTGGTCGCCAAAAAGGCCCCTCTGGCGCCACGAAAGTGA